The proteins below are encoded in one region of Brachyspira intermedia PWS/A:
- a CDS encoding TetR/AcrR family transcriptional regulator C-terminal domain-containing protein has translation MKSSSNKNNARVKKTKKLLEDSLGLLLEEKPFEDIRVIDICAKANMHRSTFYTYYNDKYELLKSKLDEYEAKFLEDLKRYKIENKLKDSHVDIMERILQYFYLNRKYLKIIFQNNKDGSVTSILREYLASYVIEGIKDFKTIRPNKDNVIRVMVSFYSGAFISVLTDWIVNDCFISVEELASYISDIIMQRVFSE, from the coding sequence ATGAAAAGTAGTTCAAATAAAAATAATGCCAGAGTAAAAAAAACTAAAAAGTTGCTTGAAGACTCTCTAGGTCTTTTATTAGAAGAAAAGCCTTTTGAAGATATAAGGGTAATTGATATATGTGCAAAGGCTAATATGCATAGAAGTACTTTTTATACTTATTATAATGATAAATATGAATTATTGAAATCAAAATTGGATGAATATGAGGCAAAATTTTTAGAGGACTTGAAAAGATATAAAATAGAAAATAAATTAAAAGATTCACATGTTGATATAATGGAAAGAATATTACAATATTTCTATTTGAATAGAAAATATTTAAAAATAATATTTCAAAATAATAAAGATGGAAGTGTTACAAGCATTTTGAGAGAATATTTAGCTTCTTATGTAATAGAAGGTATAAAAGATTTTAAGACTATACGTCCAAATAAAGATAATGTAATAAGGGTTATGGTGAGCTTTTATTCTGGGGCATTCATATCAGTGCTTACAGATTGGATAGTTAATGATTGTTTTATATCCGTAGAAGAATTAGCATCTTATATATCAGATATTATTATGCAGAGAGTTTTTTCTGAATAA